A region of the Campylobacter subantarcticus LMG 24377 genome:
ATGGCAAAGAAAATGAATAAGAAAAAAATTATCGCAGAAACTGGAGCAGGACAACACGGGCTTGCAACTGCTACTGCAGCAGCGCTTTTAGGACTTGAGTGTGAGATATTTATGGGAGCTATTGATGTAAAAAGACAAGCTTTAAATGTCTATAAAATGGAGCTTTTAGGAGCAAAAGTTCATCCGGTAGAAAGCGGAAGTAAAACTTTAAGCGATGCAGTAAATGAGGCTTTAAATTTTTGGGTTAAAAATACCAAAGAAGTATTTTATGTAGTGGGAAGTGCGGTAGGACCTTATCCTTATCCACAAATTGTTACGTATTTTCAAAGCATTATAGGTAAAGAATGCAAAATACAACTTAAAAAATTAAACAAAAAAGTAGATTACATCATAGCAGCAGCTGGAGGTGGTAGCAATGCTGCTGGAATTTTTCATGCATTTTTAAAAGATGAAAAAGTTAAGCTCATAGGTGCTGAAGCAGCAGGTTTAGGAAAGGATACACCTTATCATGCAGCTACACTTACTAAAGGCAAAGAAGGTATTATCCATGGTATGAAAACTAAAGTTTTACAAGATGATAAAGGAAATATTGCTCATACTTTTAGCATCTCTGCTGGACTTGATTACCCTGGGATAGGACCTTTGCACGCATATTTACAAGAAAACAAAAGAGCAAGTTATCATGCTATTAGTGATGATGAGTGTATTAATGCTTTAAAATTATTATGTAAAGAAGAAGGTATTATACCTGCCATTGAAAGCTCACATGCATTAGCTTATTTAGAAAAACTTTGTCCTACTTTAAAGAAAAAAAGTGTAATAGTTGTAAATCTTTCAGGAAGAGGTGACAAAGACATGCAAAGTATTTATGAGTATAAAAAAGGTGAAATTTATGGTTAATAAATATTTATATAGGATTTTAAGTCCTATATAAATACTGATATGCTAAATTTTAATTTATTTTTAATTGTTGATTATATGATTTACAGTATTTTTGTTTTTTTGATCGTATTTAACCATATCTTTATATTACAAGCTTTTCAATGGCTAATATAAATTTTCCATGAATTCAAAATCTATCTCTTTATTTTTATTGGGAGCTTGATTATTTCGTCTTTTATTTTTGCCCAAGAACACATATTTTTACATCCAAATTTTTTATTTAAAAAATGAAAATTTGTCGATAAGAAAAATTCTTGATGCTTTGTTATTTTTAATTTTGGTTTTAATGGAAAAACTCTAGCTTGTACAACCATTTTATATTTAAAATTTCTAAAAAAACATTTCCGAACATATCTGTTGTTATTGTATTTTCATCAAAAGTATTAACTAAAACATCACTTTTTCCTAAAATTACATAATCTGTTAGTCTTGCTGTGATGGCATAATCTCCTTTTTCATTTATATATTTTTTTTGAATATCAAAATCTCCATTGCTGCTTTCAAAAAATCCCCTATTTTATACTCTCCCCACTCAACGCTTTTTAATTTTTCATTGAGTGGGGGCGGGGTATTTACTTTACCAATTTATCAATTATTTTTAATAAATTTGATACCTCCCAAGCTAAATAATCCGAAATAGTCTTTTTAAAGTCTTCTAAAGTTGGAGTTGTATCTATAGGGGCTAATTGACTTCAATCATCTACTTTTTGCGGGTATATTTTTCTCTCATAATATTCTTTTTCGCTAAAAATATTTAATTTATTCTTTTAAAACAAACTAAATACACTAATTATTAGTATATTTCTTTGGCTTTATCAGTATCTTTTAAATTACTGCTTGCTTTTTTTCTATTTGTTCTTGTAAAGCCATCATTTGGAAAATCAATAAATTTCACATATCATCTTTTTGATGGGCTTCCCCTACTCTAAAAACATATATATTTGAGCACTTGATTTTCCTATAAATAATTCTGTTGGCATTTTTATATTAGCTAAAAGTGTATTGTTTTTAAATTTCTTTATTATACCCGGTAGCTTTTCCTGAGCCTGCTAAACCTTGAATTATAATAGTAGCACAACTTTTTTTCATCATAGATAAGGTTTTTTTCACAAAAACCATACCATTAGCTGAATATGGCGGATTTAATATAAATGCATCTACAGGAAATTTTGTTGTTGTTTCTAAAAATCCATAACTACCATCATAATTTAATGAATCCTTATTCATTAAATTTGAACTTCCATCTCCCATTAAAATCATATTTAAAATAACCAACATATACTCATTTGACAAAACTTCCAATCCTAAAAGCTATTTTACTTCAATATGTTAATATTTTTTGATTTAATTCATCTAGAGAAGTTATATTTTCTTTTACATCATTTACATCTCATTCATAGCTACAGCTAAAAATCCAGTTGAACTAGTAGCAAAGTCCCAAACATATGAATTTCTATTGACTCTTATTAGTTTTGCAATAATATTGTGACATAAGATAGTGTTAAAACAACATCATTTAATTTATCTTGCGAAAATCCAAGCTAAGAATACATCTCATTAAAGAGTTTTTCTGTAAAATCTATTGTAGATCTAATTTTATAGTAAATTCCTAAATTATCTATAATTTTTGAAAATACTCTTTTTAGCTGACTTTCTCCATTTTTTGTTTTATTTATATTTTCATTCGTAAGTGTATTTGCTAAAGTTCTTTCTATTATTTTTCTCTTTTAAAAAAAGCTTCAATTTTTCTAAGAATAATATCCCTATCTCTATTACCTTCTTCATTTAAAGATTTTAACTCAGCTTTTTTAAAGGAGCTACTTTTCCTGCAATTCCAAGTGTTGCTATAATTGAAACTGCTACTGATAAACTCTATCATTTTCACCAAGTCCTTGTTTGTTTTTATATATATCGTTATTTAATTGTACTAAACTAGCGTCTATTTCTTTTAGTTCTTTAATTTTTTCTAACTCTTCTTAAAGAAAAAGAAAGTTTTTTCACATTATTTTCTATAAAATCAGTAAAATTTTCATTTTTTAAAATGACAAATCTATAAATTTTCCAATCTCTTATCCAATTCCAAAATTATCTTTTAATACTAAATACACTCCTATTAAATGTTTTAACTTTCCGCTTTCATCTTTATAGCCTGTAATCTCTATCGCAATAATATCTACATAATTTGTATAATGCAAAATTACATTTGCATAGTAAATCGCTCCATTTGGGGCATAATCTTTTATATTGATATAATTTGGTTCATTTTTTGATGTTGTATTAACAACTTAATTATCACTATTTAATTTTACTAATTTATCTTTATACAATCAAAATAGAATATTTATTTAAATTTTTATCTTCTAAAAGTAATTTAACATCAGATCTATTTCCACCTTTTCCACCATTTTTAGAAGAATACTCACTCAAAGCATCATCTATTTCTTTATTTAAGTTTTCTTGTTCTAATTTATATTCCAATTTGTAGCTTTTTAGCCAACCATTGACTAAATCAGCTATATTAGACTCTAATGATTGAATTTTTGATAATTTTTCTCCCTTTAATTTAGAATTATCTTTCTTTGCAATACCAATCTAACAGTTTATTAAATACAATGATATTTTTACTACATAATATGATTTCTAAATTTTTCTTTTAATATATTTCAATTGTATTGTCATTTAGCTAAGAGTCTTTTAAATTTTAAAATAAAGTAAAAATATAAATTGTAATTTAAATTATAAATTTATATAATTGAGAAAATTAAAAAAGGATTGATTATGTTTAAAATTATTTTATTTGTGGGTTTAGTGTTTGGAGTTTCTTATGCGGATAAGATAGATGATCTAAAAAATTCTTGCGATAA
Encoded here:
- the trpB gene encoding tryptophan synthase subunit beta yields the protein MKKYYGKFGGQFVSNEVKIALDEVEKAFIKFKKDKGFNAELKELLANYVGRPTPLYHAKNLSKLYNHEIYLKREDLTHTGAHKINNAIAQTLMAKKMNKKKIIAETGAGQHGLATATAAALLGLECEIFMGAIDVKRQALNVYKMELLGAKVHPVESGSKTLSDAVNEALNFWVKNTKEVFYVVGSAVGPYPYPQIVTYFQSIIGKECKIQLKKLNKKVDYIIAAAGGGSNAAGIFHAFLKDEKVKLIGAEAAGLGKDTPYHAATLTKGKEGIIHGMKTKVLQDDKGNIAHTFSISAGLDYPGIGPLHAYLQENKRASYHAISDDECINALKLLCKEEGIIPAIESSHALAYLEKLCPTLKKKSVIVVNLSGRGDKDMQSIYEYKKGEIYG